Genomic DNA from Candidatus Krumholzibacteriia bacterium:
TCCACCTCGGCTTCCTTCGCCAGGCGCGGCAGGTCAGGAGCGTCTGTGGCGAAGCGGCCCGCCGTCAGGCTCGAGCGCACCACCAGGGACTCGAGCGCGGCGAGGGAGGAGGTGATCGCATCGGGGAGGCTGAAGGCCAGGAAGTCCGTGTCGGCATCGGCGCGCAGGATCCGGAAGGGCAAGGCGATGAACCGCGTCGTCCGCTGCACCAGGGGCATTTCCGGTGTGCTGAAGAGAAGCAGGGCCGACCGCACCTCCTGTGCCATGGCGGCGGCGTTGGCGTAACGGTCCGCCGGTTTCTTCTCCAGCGCTCGCTGGATGACCCGGTCCGTTGCCACGATGGCGGCACCGCCGGAAAGCGCCGGTGGCTGGCGGCGCGTGATCGCCTCGCAGGTCTCCACGATCGTCTTGCCTGGGAAGGCAGGCTGGGAGGTGAGCATCTCGAAGAGGAGGGCGCCGAGGGAGAAGAGATCGCTCGCCGGCGTCACCGTCTCGCCCGACCATTGTTCCGGTGCCATGTAGCGTGGAGTGCCGACCGCCATCCCGGTCTGGGTGAGATGCAGGGTGTCGCCGTTCAGGTCCAGCGGCCGGGCCAGGCCGAAGTCCAGCAGCTTCGCCCCGTGCGGGGTGAGGAAGACGTTGGATGGCTTGATGTCCCGATGCACGAGAGCGAGGCGGTGCAACGCCTCCAGGCCGGAGAGAATCTCGAGGGTGGCTTGCAGGGCCTCGCCCAGGGCGAGGGGGCCGCGCCCCATGCGGACTTCGAGGGGCTCGCCATCGATCAGCTCCATGACGATGTAGAGCTCGTCGGCGTCCTCGCCGATCTCGTACACCTGGCAGACGTTGGGATGGTTGACGCTCGCCGCCACGCGGGCTTCTCGCAGCAACCGCTGGCGGGCCACGGCATCCCGCGATTCCCGGAGCTTCTTCAAGGCTACGCGTCGTCCGAGACTCTCGTCCTCGGCAGCATAGACGATACCCATACCGCCCTCGCCGAGCTTCTCCACGATCTTGAAGCGACCGATCGACTCGGGCACGTTGCTCCCTCTGCGGCTTCCTCCGGCCGGCTGGCCTACGTGGCACAGGAGGCGCGAAGAGCATACAACAGCGCGCCTGCCTTCCTGTCAGGGATGTCAGGCTCGGTGTCCCGTGGTTCTCCGAGGGCCGGCAGCGCTGTTATACTTGTGGTGGAAGCCGCGGACCGCTGGCAGCGGTGTCCCGGCTTCCCCAAGGAGGCTGACGGTTGTCGATCCGATCTCGCGCCCTACCACCGGTCCGCCGCATCCCGGTCCTTCTCGCCTTGTTCGCCTCGCTCCTGGCGCCGCTGGCGTGCGAGGACGACATGCCCTTCGGGCCCCCACCAGAGGGAATCATGCAGGACTTCACGCTGCACGACGTGAACCCGAATTCCCCTCTCAACGGTCAGGAAGTGTCGCCCCGCCAGTACGTGGGGCAGATCTCCGCCTGGTACTTCGGCCACGCTACCTGAGGCTACTGTCGTAGCCAGTTCGGCTACCTCGATCAGATGCAGAAGGAAATCAACACCGCGAACCCCACATTGCCGGTCCACATCTTCGGCCTCAACGAAACCGGAGAGGAAAGCGGCAACGGTGACATGTGCTTCGGCCGGGTCCTCCCTTGGCTGCAGGACACGGCGGACCAGAACGTCTGGGGCCGCTGGGCGGTGCGCTGGCGCGACGTGGTGATCCTCGACGTGGAGAACCGCGTGCGGCAGGTGGTCAACCTCACGAACTACGACCTCTCCAAACCCGAGAATTACGCCACGCTCAAGACCATCCTCCTCGACGCCGCAAAGTGAGTGGGCGGTCGTCGGCGCGCAAGCCCACGAGTGGCGCCCTCCCGGCCCCGGATGCTAGGCTGCCCGGGCTGGAGTGATGGGCGCCCCAGCGCCACCAGGGACATCACGGATGAGCTCCCGCTCTTCGCCCGCAGCCGCCGGCTCGCTCTTCGGCGCCACCCGCGCGGCTCGTCGGCGCCGGTCGCTTTCTGCTTCAAGGTTGCTGGATCTTGCCACTCACCACTGGGTGTGCCTCGCTTTCATGCTCGGGACGCTGGCGTTGCCGACTCTCTGCGGCCGTGCCGCTGCGGCTCCGCCTGGAGAGGGCGCCGACGCCGACGCGCTCGTGCCCACGGCTCCGGTCAAGCTGAACGGCGAGGAGTTGTTCCGCGTTCGCGGCGTCGCGACCTTCCCGGCGGAAATGCGGGCCGATGCCATCGCGGGCCGCCTCCGCAACTTCGCCGGCAATGCCGCCCTCCCCGTCGATTCGCTCCGCGTCGTCGAGTTCGGCGACCACTTCCGCATCGTCGCTGGCGACATGATCCTGATGCGGGTCTACGACGAGGATGCGGTGGTCGAGGACGTCTCCCGTTCCAACCTGGCCCATGCCGTCCGCAACCGGATGGCGAGCGCCGTGCTCACCTATCGGCACGACCGAGAGCCCCGCGTCCTCTTGCGCAAGACCGCCTGGGTCGCTGTCGCCACCTTGCTCTTCATTCTCGGCTTGTTCGTCATTCGACGCGGGCTTCGGCACCTGGACGGCGTCATCGAACGCCGCTTTCGGACGCGGCTGCGGGGACTGCAAATCCAGACTTTCCAAGTCATCCACGCCGAGCAAGTCTGGGTCGTCCTGCTCGGGCTCCTGCGCCTGGTGCGGGTCGTGGCGCTCCTGGCACTCGTGGTGGGTTACGCGGAATTCGTCCTCGGCATCTACCCTTGGACCCGCGCCTTGGCGGCGCGCGGTGGCTCGCTGCTCGTCGATCCGCTGCGGATGATGGGACGAGCCGTCCTCGATTCCATCCCCAATCTAGTTTTCATCGCCCTCATCATCGTGGTCACGCGCTACGTCCTCAAGGTGACCCGCCTCTTCTTCCACGGCATCCAGCACCAGACTCTGACCTTCGCCGGATTCGATCCGGACTGGGCGATGCCCACCTACAAGATCGTCCGCCTCCTGGTGTTGGTTTTCACCGTGATCGTGGCCTATCCCTACATCCCCGGCTCGAATACCGCGGCGTTCAAGGGTCTGTCGGTGTTCCTCGGCATCATCCTTTCCCTCGGGTCGTCTTCGGTGATCTCCAACATGATCGCCGGCTACACCATGACCTACCGCCGTGCCTTCAAGCCGGGGGATCGAGTGCGCATCGGCGAAGTGCTCGGGGAAGTGACCGAGATGCGGGTCATGGTCACGCACGTGCGTTCCACCAAGAACGAAGAAGTCGTCATCCCGAACTCGACGATCCTGCAGACCCACGTGATCAATTACAGCACTCTGGCCCGACAGCAGGGGCTGATCTTGCACACCACGGTGGGCATCGGTTACGAAACGCCCTGGCGCCAGGTGGAAGCCATGCTGCTCTTGGCGGCGGAGCGCACGCCCGGACTGCTGCGAGAACCGCCGCCCTTCGTGCTGCAGAAAGGGCTGGGGGATTTCTGCGTCACCTACGAGATCAACGCCTACTGCGACCAGCCGCAGCTCATGCTGAAGCTCTACACGGCGCTGCATCAGAACATCTTGGACGTCTTCAACGAGTACGGGGTCCAGATCATGACCCCGGCCTACGAGGGCGATCCGGAGCAGCCGAAGGTCGTGCCGCGGGAGCAATGGTTCGCGAAGCCGGCGCCGCCGCAAGGCCCGGAACCGGTGCTCCCCGGCCCTGCGTGATCCAGGCCCGTTGCGCCCCTCCCCTCCCTCCCCTTGACAGGTCCTGGTCACCATCGTATTTTTACGATTGACGATGGAGGGGTGATGGCCCGAGCCAAACGGCAGAGCCCGAAGCCGGTGCGGACCTGGTCCAGCGACGAACTGGAGCTCGCGCGTCTGGCCCGCGCCATCGCCCACCCGCTGCGCCTGCGCATCCTCAGACTCTTGCGCCAGCGCGGCGAGTGCGTCTGCGGCGCCCTGGTCGACGAACTGCCCCGGGCCCAATCCACCATCTCCCAGCATCTCAAGGTGCTGAAGGAAGCCGGCCTGGTGCAGGGCGAAGTGGAACCGCCGCGCGTTTGCTATTGCCTCGACGACACCACCCTGCGCCGTTTGAAAACCTTGATCGGTGCTCTCTGAGCAGGAGGAAGAACATGGACGAGAGGCGTAGGACCGAGGAGCGAAGGACAAAGAGAGCGACCCAACCCTGTTGCGAAGCCGCCGCTGCGAATTCGAAGGCGGCCGGCAGCGTGGTGCAGGCCGAACCCTGCTGTGACCAATCGGCTGTCGCCGCCACCCGTGAAGAGATTGCGGCCGACGCTTCGGCCGAGGACATCCGCAAACTGGTGCGGGCGAAGTATGGCGAGATCGCGCAGGCCTCTTCACCTAGCTGCTGCGGCACGAGTGTGGTGGAGAATCCCGAGGCTCTCGGCTACACGGCGGCGCAGGCGGAGGCCATTCCCGCGGGCGCCAACCTGGGGCTCGGCTGCGGCAGTCCCCTGAAGTACGCCAACGTCCGCTCCGGCGAAACCGTCCTCGACCTGGGCTCTGGCGCCGGGATCGACGCCTTCCTCGCCGCCCGCGAGATAGGAGCCAACGGCCACGTCATCGGCGTGGACATGACCGCGGCAATGATCGAGCGCGCTCGCTCCAATGCCCGCGCCGTGGGTACCGCCAACGTGGAGTTCCGCCTCGGCGAGATCGAACACCTGCCGGTGGCCGATGCGAGCGTGGATCTCGTCATCTCCAACTGCGTCATCAACCTGTCGCCGGACAAGCCGCAGGTGTTTCGCGAGGCCCTGCGCGTCCTCCGCCCGGGCGGTCGGCTCCTGGTGAGCGACCTCGTGCTCCTACGCCCGTTGCCCGAAGACGCCAAGCGTTCGGTGGAGGCCTACGTGGGTTGCGTCGCCGGCGCGTCGCTGCGCGACGACTACGTACGGCTCGTACGCGAAGCAGGCTTCACCGGTGTGGAGATCGTGGAGGAAAGCCGCTACGCCGGTTGCGACACCGGGATGCCGGCGGAACTCCAGGACTTCACGAACGCCGTGGTCTCCTTGAAGCTCCGGGCCTGGAAGCGCTGAGCCAGCGTTCATGCAAACAGCGGCGTTGCTTGGGACCGGGGCACACTCGGTGAACGTTCGTCCGTCCACCCACTTGACCGGGTGGAAAGAGCGACGCATCATCGCGATGGAGGTGCTGGTGCCATGTTGCTGCAAGAGCGGGATCGGCAGGCGGTCCGCCAGAGGTTCGAGGCGCTCGACAAGCCGATCCGTCTGATCAATTTCACCCAAGAGCTCGAGTGCGAGTTCTGCCGCGAGACACGCACGCTTCTCGAAGAGGTGGCCACCCTCTCGGACAAAACCTCCCTCGAGATCTACAACTTCCAGACCGACCGGGAGAAACGCGATGCCTTCGGCATCGACAAGATCCCGGCGACGGTCGTCATGGGCGAGCACGACCATGGGATCCGTTTCTACGGCATCCCCTCGGGCTACGAGTTCGCCTCGCTCCTCGATACGATGCTCCTCGTCTCCCGTGCCGACAGCGGTCTCGCCCCGGAGACGCGCAAGCGTCTGGCCCAGTTGCAGAAGCCTCTGCACCTGGAGGTCTTCGTCACCCCTACCTGACCCCATTGTCCGCGGGCCGTGCTGCTCGCGAACGCTTTCGCGATGGAGAGCGACCTGGTGCGCGCCGACGCCATCGAGGCCACGGAGTTCCCCCATCTGACGCAGCGCCATCGCGTCATGGGTGTGCCGAAGACGGTGGTGAACGGCACCGGCGGCGTCGAAGGTGCCATGCCGGAGGCCTACTTCCTCGAAGCCGTGCTTTCCGCGGCTTCGGCCCAGATGTCCTGAGACCGGTCCGTCACGGCGCACGCGGTGGCGCGGTGGCGGCTCGACCCAGCTCCCTCTCACGGGGCACGCTCATGAAGGTCGTCTCCATCCAGGTAGGGCGCCCGCGCGAGGTCGAGTGGCGGGGCAAGCGCGTGCGCACCTCGATCTTCAAGGATCCGGTTGCGGGCTCCGTTCAAGTGCACGAGCTCAACCTGGCCGGCGACGAGCAGGCCGACCTTTCGGTGCACGGCGGAGCTGACAAGGCGGTCTATGCCTATCCTGCCGAGCATTACGCCTACTGGCGCGAGCAACTTCCCGGCGTAGAGTTGCCGTGGGGCGCGTTCGGTGAGAATCTCACCACCGAGGGGCTCCGTGAGGACGCTCTCTGCATCGGTGACCACCTGAGCATTGGCTCGGCAGAGTTCCTCGTCACCCAGCCCAGGCTTCCATGTTTCAAGCTCGGCGTCCGTTTCCAGCGACCCGACATGGTCCAGCTTTTCCAGCGCAGCGGCCGCAACGGTTTCTACCTGTCGGTGCTTCGAGAAGGCGCGATCTCGGCGGGAGAGCCGATCCGGGTGACGGCGGTGGGAGACCCGCGGGTCACGGTCGGGGAGATCGCCCGGCTCTACACCGACGACGAAGACGAGCAGGAGCTCTTGCGCCGCGCCAGCGGCCTCGCCGCCCTGCCGGAAGATTGGCGGGAGTATTTCCGCCATCGCCTCTGGAAACCCGACGCCTAACCCAGGAAGGGTGGACAGCGTCCGCGCGCTCGATGACGGCGCCGGAGCCCCTCTCTTGGACCCTGCAACTCAAGCGGGTGCGCCGCGATCGCGCAGGTACGCCGCGATCTCGGCCCGTCCGCCGTAGAGCGCCCAACCGAGCGGCGTGCCGTGGTAGATCGTGTCCTCGATGTCCAAGCGCGCGCCACGGTCGACGAGCAGCCGCACCACATCGGCGTGGTTGGACCACACCGCCTGATGGAGCGGCGTCGAATGCCCATGGAACCCGTCCGGATTGTAGCGGTTCGGATCCTCACCCGCATCGAGGAGCAAGCGCACGACGTCGGCGTGGCCGTGCTGGGCGGCCAACGCGAGGGCTGCATGTTTGCTCTCCCCATCCGCCATGGGGAGCAGCCGTGCCGCGTCGTCGAGCCGGCCGAGTCCGGCCACGGCGGCGATGTGACCCAACGGGGCG
This window encodes:
- a CDS encoding MOSC domain-containing protein; translated protein: MKVVSIQVGRPREVEWRGKRVRTSIFKDPVAGSVQVHELNLAGDEQADLSVHGGADKAVYAYPAEHYAYWREQLPGVELPWGAFGENLTTEGLREDALCIGDHLSIGSAEFLVTQPRLPCFKLGVRFQRPDMVQLFQRSGRNGFYLSVLREGAISAGEPIRVTAVGDPRVTVGEIARLYTDDEDEQELLRRASGLAALPEDWREYFRHRLWKPDA
- the arsM gene encoding arsenite methyltransferase, with amino-acid sequence MVQAEPCCDQSAVAATREEIAADASAEDIRKLVRAKYGEIAQASSPSCCGTSVVENPEALGYTAAQAEAIPAGANLGLGCGSPLKYANVRSGETVLDLGSGAGIDAFLAAREIGANGHVIGVDMTAAMIERARSNARAVGTANVEFRLGEIEHLPVADASVDLVISNCVINLSPDKPQVFREALRVLRPGGRLLVSDLVLLRPLPEDAKRSVEAYVGCVAGASLRDDYVRLVREAGFTGVEIVEESRYAGCDTGMPAELQDFTNAVVSLKLRAWKR
- a CDS encoding metalloregulator ArsR/SmtB family transcription factor; this encodes MARAKRQSPKPVRTWSSDELELARLARAIAHPLRLRILRLLRQRGECVCGALVDELPRAQSTISQHLKVLKEAGLVQGEVEPPRVCYCLDDTTLRRLKTLIGAL
- a CDS encoding mechanosensitive ion channel family protein codes for the protein MLGTLALPTLCGRAAAAPPGEGADADALVPTAPVKLNGEELFRVRGVATFPAEMRADAIAGRLRNFAGNAALPVDSLRVVEFGDHFRIVAGDMILMRVYDEDAVVEDVSRSNLAHAVRNRMASAVLTYRHDREPRVLLRKTAWVAVATLLFILGLFVIRRGLRHLDGVIERRFRTRLRGLQIQTFQVIHAEQVWVVLLGLLRLVRVVALLALVVGYAEFVLGIYPWTRALAARGGSLLVDPLRMMGRAVLDSIPNLVFIALIIVVTRYVLKVTRLFFHGIQHQTLTFAGFDPDWAMPTYKIVRLLVLVFTVIVAYPYIPGSNTAAFKGLSVFLGIILSLGSSSVISNMIAGYTMTYRRAFKPGDRVRIGEVLGEVTEMRVMVTHVRSTKNEEVVIPNSTILQTHVINYSTLARQQGLILHTTVGIGYETPWRQVEAMLLLAAERTPGLLREPPPFVLQKGLGDFCVTYEINAYCDQPQLMLKLYTALHQNILDVFNEYGVQIMTPAYEGDPEQPKVVPREQWFAKPAPPQGPEPVLPGPA